A region of Vitis riparia cultivar Riparia Gloire de Montpellier isolate 1030 chromosome 12, EGFV_Vit.rip_1.0, whole genome shotgun sequence DNA encodes the following proteins:
- the LOC117926091 gene encoding LRR receptor-like serine/threonine-protein kinase GSO1, protein MGLQGTIVPQVGNLSFLVSLDLSNNYFHASLPKDIGKCKELQQLNLFNNKLVGSIPEAICNLSKLEELYLGNNQLIGEIPKTFSHLRNLKILSLRMNNLTGSIPATIFNISSLLKISLSYNSLSGSLPMDMCNTNPKLKELNLTSNHLSGKIPTGLGQCTKLQGISLSYNEFTGSIPRAIGNLVELQRLSLRNNSLTGEIPQSLFNISSLRFLRLGENNLVGILPTGMGYDLPKLEIIDLSTNQFKGEIPSSLSHCRQLRGLSLSLNQFTGGIPQAIGSLSNLEEVYLAYNNLAGGIPREIGNLSNLNSLQLGSSGISGPIPPEIFNISSLQMIDLTDNSLHGSLPMDICKHLHNLQGLYLSFNQLSGQLPTTLSLCGQLLSLSLWGNRFTGNIPHSFGNLTVLQDLELGENNIQGNIPNELGNLINLQNLKLSVNNLTGIIPEAIFNISKLQTLSLAQNHFSGSLPSSIGTQLPDLEGLAIGGNEFSGIIPMSISNMSELTVLDIWDNFFTGDVPKDLGSLRRLEFLNLGFNQLTDEHSASEVGFLTSLTNCKFLRRLWIEDNPLKGILPNSLGNLSISLESFDASACQFKGAIPTGIGNLINLIDLRLNDNDLTGLIPISFGHLQKLQWFAISGNRIHGSIPSVLCHLTNLGYLDLSSNKLFGTIPSCFGNLTSLRSIDLHSNGLASEIPSSLWTLRDLLVLNLSSNFLNCQLP, encoded by the exons ATGGGTCTCCAAGGAACTATTGTGCCACAAGTCGGCAACCTCTCTTTTCTTGTTTCCCTTGATCTCAGTAATAACTACTTCCATGCGTCTCTTCCCAAGGATATTG gtAAGTGCAAAGAGCTTCAACAactgaatttatttaataataaattggtTGGAAGCATTCCAGAAGCCATTTGTAATTTATCAAAACTTGAAGAGCTATATCTTGGCAATAATCAGTTGATCGGTGAAATTCCAAAGACGTTCAGTCATCTTCGTAATCTGAAGATATTGTCATTGCGAATGAACAACTTAACAGGTTCCATACCTGCCACCATTTTCAACATATCTTCTTTGCTCAAGATTAGTCTCTCCTACAATAGCCTCTCTGGAAGTCTTCCCATGGATATGTGCAACACTAATCCAAAGCTCAAGGAGCTTAATCTTACGTCAAATCACTTGAGTGGAAAGATCCCCACCGGTTTAGGCCAATGTACAAAGCTTCAAGGAATTTCCTTATCATATAATGAATTCACAGGGAGCATACCAAGAGCAATTGGTAATTTGGTGGAGCTTCAGAGATTGTCTCTCCGCAATAACAGCTTGACAG GAGAAATACCTCAATCACTGTTCAACATCTCTTCATTGAGGTTTTTGCGTCTGGGAGAAAATAACCTAGTAGGTATCCTCCCTACAGGCATGGGTTATGATCTTCCCAAGCTTGAAATCATTGATCTCTCAACCAATCAATTCAAAGGTGAAATCCCCTCCAGCTTGTCGCATTGTCGACAGCTCCGAGGGCTATCATTATCACTCAATCAGTTCACCGGAGGCATACCACAAGCCATAGGGAGCTTATCGAATCTTGAAGAAGTATATCTTGCTTATAACAATTTGGCAGGTGGAATTCCTAGAGAGATTGGgaatctttcaaatttaaatagttTGCAGCTTGGGTCTAGTGGAATAAGTGGCCCTATTCCTCCTGAAATTTTCAATATCTCTTCTTTGCAAATGATTGATTTGACTGATAATAGCCTTCATGGGAGTCTTCCAATGGATATCTGCAAACATCTTCATAATCTTCAAGGGCTTTATCTTTCTTTCAATCAGCTCAGTGGTCAACTTCCTACAACTCTCTCCTTATGTGGACAATTGCTGTCACTGTCTTTATGGGGGAATAGGTTCACAGGTAACATTCCACATTCATTTGGTAATTTAACCGTCTTACAGGATCTTGAATTGGGGGAAAACAATATTCAAGGTAACATCCCCAATGAGTTGGGGAATCTCATCAACTTACAGAATTTGAAACTTAGCGTAAACAATCTAACAGGGATAATACCAGAAGCTATTTTTAACATCTCAAAACTGCAGACCCTTTCGTTGGCACAAAATCACTTTTCAGGCAGTCTCCCATCAAGTATTGGCACTCAGCTCCCCGATCTTGAAGGGCTTGCTATAGGAGGCAATGAATTCAGTGGAATAATTCCAATGTCTATTTCAAATATGTCAGAACTTACGGTGCTGGACATATGGGACAATTTCTTCACTGGTGATGTGCCAAAAGATCTAGGTAGCTTGAGAAGGCTTGAATTTCTCAACCTTGGATTCAATCAATTGACCGATGAACACTCTGCCTCTGAGGTTGGTTTTCTTACTTCTCTGACAAATTGTAAATTTTTGAGAAGATTGTGGATAGAAGATAATCCTTTAAAAGGTATTCTTCCAAATTCATTAGGGAATCTTTCCATTTCTCTTGAAAGTTTTGATGCATCAGCCTGCCAATTCAAAGGAGCCATCCCCACAGGAATTGGTAATTTGATCAACTTGATTGATTTGAGACTCAATGATAATGACTTGACAGGGTTGATTCCAATATCATTTGGACACCTACAGAAGCTGCAGTGGTTCGCTATCTCTGGAAATCGAATACACGGATCCATTCCTAGTGTTCTGTGCCATTTGACAAACTTGGGATACTTGGATTTGAGTTCAAATAAACTTTTCGGAACAATCCCAAGCTGCTTTGGGAATCTTACTTCACTACGAAGCATCGATCTTCACTCCAATGGACTAGCTTCTGAGATACCTTCATCTCTGTGGACCCTTAGAGATCTCTTGGTTCTTAACTTGTCTTCAAACTTCCTCAACTGCCAACTACCCTAG
- the LOC117926225 gene encoding receptor kinase-like protein Xa21, translating to MHLFSPCVSVFVLVHCWVACFTPTVFSINLVDEFALMAFKAHVTYDSQGILATNWSTKSSYCTWYGISCNALQQRVSAINLSNMGLEGTIAPQVGNLSFLISLDLSNNYFHTSLPKEIGKCKELQQLNLFNNKLVGSIPEAICNLSKLEELYLGNNQLIGEIPKTFSHLRNLKILSLRMNNLTGSIPATIFNISSLLNISLSNNSLSGSLPMDMCNTNSKLKELNLSSNHLSGEIPTSLSQCIKLQVIFLPYNEFTGSIPKGIGNLVELQRLSFRNNSLIGEIPQSLFNISSLRFLSLAANNLVGILPTGMGYDLPNLEFINLSANQLKGEIPSNLSHCRELRVLSLSFNQFTGGIPQAIGSLSNLEELYLGHNNLGGGIPREIGNLHNLNIVNFASARLSGPIPAQIFNISLLQKIDFSNNSLSGSLSMDICKHLPNLQELYLSWNQLSGQLPTTLSLCRELQVLSLSLNQFTGGIPQAIGSLSSLEELYLDYNNLAGGIPREIGNLSNLNVLNLASSRISGPIPPEIFNISLLQKIDFSNNSLSGSLPMDICKHLSNLQGLNLSWNQLSGQLPTTMSLCGELLSLSLSYNKFAGSIPREIGNLSKLEVIYLGRNSFTGTIPPSFGDLNTLQKLHLAENNIQGNIPMELGNLTNLQILNLGQSNLTGIVPEAIFNISKLQVLSLEGNHLSGSLPSSIGTWLPDLEGLFIGVNEFSGKIPTSISNMSKLIFMDISDSYFTGNVPKDLGNLRRLQILHLSRNQLTNEHSDSEPDFFTSLPNCISLRKLWIDGNPLKGIIPNSLGNLSISLECIEARSCQLRGTIPTGVSNLTNLIGLGLDDNDLTGLIPTSLGRLQKLQALGISQNRIHGSIPSGLCHLTNLGFLDLSSNKLSGTIPSCFGNLTGLRTVNLHSNGLDSEIPSSLWTLRDLLLLNLSSNFLNSQLPPEVGSMKSLVALDLSKNQFSGNIPSTISLLQNLLQLYLSHNKLQGHIPPNFGDLVSLEYLDLSGNNLSGFIPKSLEALKYLKYLNVSFNKLQGEIPNGGPFANFTAESFISNRALCGAPRFQVMACEKDTRRNTKSLLLKCIVPLSVSLSTIILVVLFVLWKRRQTELEALVQVDLSHPRMRMMISQQELLYATSYFCEDNLIGKGSLGMVYKGVLSDGLIVAVKVFNLELQGAFKSFEVECEVMRNTRHRNLAKIISSCSNLDFKALVLEYMPNGSLEKWLYSHNYFLDFVQRLKIMIDVASGLEYLHHDYSNPVVHCDLKPSNVLLDDDMVAHISDFGIAKLLMGSEFMKRTKTLGTIGYMAPEYGSEGIASTKGDIYSYGIMLMETFVRKKPTDEMFVEELTLKSWVESSANNIMEVIDVNLLTEEDESFALKQACFSSIMTLALDCTAEPPKKRINMKDVVVRLKKIFNKLLI from the exons ATGCATCTCTTTTCACCTTGTGTTTCAGTGTTTGTGTTAGTGCATTGTTGGGTGGCTTGCTTCACTCCCACAGTGTTCTCCATCAATTTAGTTGATGAATTTGCTCTTATGGCCTTCAAAGCCCATGTCACATATGATTCCCAAGGCATTTTGGCAACAAATTGGTCAACCAAAAGCTCCTATTGCACTTGGTATGGTATTTCTTGCAATGCTCTTCAGCAAAGAGTTTCTGCAATCAACCTCTCTAACATGGGTCTTGAAGGAACTATTGCGCCACAAGTCGGCAACCTCTCATTTCTTATTTCTCTTGATCTTAGCAATAACTACTTCCATACCTCTCTTCCTAAGGAAATTG gtaAGTGCAAGGAGCTTCAACAGTtgaatttattcaataataaactGGTTGGAAGCATTCCAGAAGCCATTTGTAATTTATCAAAACTTGAAGAGCTATATCTTGGCAATAATCAGTTGATCGGTGAAATTCCAAAGACGTTCAGTCATCTTCGTAATCTGAAGATATTGTCATTGCGAATGAACAACTTAACAGGTTCCATACCTGCCACCATTTTCAACATATCTTCTTTGCTCAACATTAGTCTCTCCAACAATAGCCTCTCTGGAAGTCTTCCCATGGATATGTGCAACACCAATTCAAAGCTCAAGGAGCTTAATCTTTCATCAAATCACTTGAGTGGAGAGATCCCCACCAGTTTAAGCCAATGCATAAAGCTTCAAGTAATTTTCTTACCATATAATGAATTCACGGGAAGCATACCAAAAGGAATTGGTAACTTGGTGGAGCTTCAGAGATTGTCTTTCCGGAATAATAGCTTGATAG GAGAAATACCTCAATCACTGTTCAACATATCTTCATTGAGGTTTTTGAGTCTGGCAGCAAATAACCTAGTAGGTATCCTCCCTACAGGCATGGGTTATGATCTTCCCAATCTTGAATTCATTAATCTCTCAGCCAATCAACTCAAAGGTGAAATCCCCTCCAACTTGTCGCATTGTCGAGAGCTCCGAGTACTATCATTATCATTCAATCAGTTTACTGGAGGCATTCCACAAGCCATAGGGAGTTTATCGAATCTTGAAGAATTATATCTTGGTCATAACAATTTGGGAGGTGGAATTCCTAGAGAGATTGGGAATcttcataatttaaatattgtGAACTTTGCGTCTGCCAGACTTAGTGGTCCTATTCCTGCTCAAATTTTCAACATCTCTTTGTTGCAAAAGATTGATTTCAGTAATAATAGCCTTTCTGGGAGTCTTTCAATGGATATCTGCAAACATCTTCCTAATCTCCAAGAGCTCTATCTTTCTTGGAATCAGCTCAGTGGTCAACTTCCTACAACTCTGTCCTTATGTCGAGAGCTCCAAGTACTATCATTATCATTAAATCAGTTTACTGGAGGCATTCCACAAGCCATAGGGAGTTTATCGAGTCTTGAAGAATTATATCTTGATTATAACAATTTGGCAGGTGGAATTCCTAGAGAGATTGGgaatctttcaaatttaaatgttttgaacCTTGCGTCTAGTAGAATAAGTGGCCCTATTCCTCCTGAAATTTTCAACATCTCTTTGTTGCAAAAGATTGATTTTAGTAATAATAGCCTTTCTGGGAGTCTTCCAATGGATATCTGCAAACATCTTTCCAATCTCCAAGGGCTCAACCTTTCTTGGAATCAGCTCAGTGGTCAACTTCCTACAACCATGTCCTTATGTGGAGAGCTTCTGTCACTGTCACTATCTTACAACAAATTCGCAGGAAGCATACCAAGAGAAATTGGCAACTTGTCCAAGCTTGAAGTGATTTATCTTGGAAGAAATAGCTTCACAGGTACTATTCCACCTTCATTTGGTGATTTAAATACCTTACAAAAACTTCATTTGGCAGAAAACAATATTCAAGGTAATATCCCCATGGAGTTGGGGAATCTCACCAACTTACAAATATTGAATCTTGGCCAAAGCAATCTAACGGGGATAGTACCAGAAGCTATTTTTAACATCTCTAAGCTGCAGGTCCTTTCACTGGAAGGAAATCACCTTTCAGGCAGTCTCCCATCAAGTATTGGAACTTGGCTCCCGGATCTTGAAGGGCTTTTTATAGGAGTCAATGAATTCAGTGGAAAAATTCCAACGTCCATTTCCAATATGTCGAAACTTATCTTCATGGACATAAGCGACAGCTACTTCACTGGGAATGTGCCAAAAGATCTAGGTAACTTGAGACGACTCCAGATCCTCCACCTTTCACGAAACCAGTTGACTAATGAACATTCAGACTCTGAGCCTGACTTTTTTACATCATTGCCGAATTGCATTTCTTTGAGAAAATTGTGGATCGATGGTAATCCTTTAAAAGGCATTATTCCAAATTCATTGGGGAATCTCTCCATTTCTCTTGAATGTATTGAAGCGAGAAGCTGCCAACTCAGAGGCACCATCCCTACAGGGGTTAGTAATCTAACCAACTTGATTGGTTTAGGACTTGATGATAATGACTTGACAGGGTTGATTCCAACATCACTTGGACGCCTACAGAAGCTCCAGGCGTTGGGTATTTCTCAAAATCGAATACACGGATCCATTCCTAGTGGTCTATGCCATTTGACAAACTTGGGATTCTTGGATTTGAGTTCGAATAAACTTTCCGGAACAATCCCTAGTTGCTTTGGGAATCTTACTGGACTTCGTACCGTCAATCTTCACTCCAATGGACTAGATTCTGAGATACCTTCATCTCTGTGGACCCTTAGAGATCTCTTGCTTCTTAACTTGTCTTCAAACTTTCTCAACAGCCAACTACCCCCAGAAGTTGGAAGCATGAAGTCCTTAGTGGCATTGGACCTGTCAAAGAACCAATTTTCAGGAAACATCCCAAGCACCATATCACTTCTTCAAAACCTGCTCCAACTTTACCTATCCCATAACAAGCTACAAGGTCATATTCCCCCCAATTTTGGTGATTTGGTGAGCTTGGAATACTTGGATCTGTCTGGGAACAATTTATCTGGTTTTATTCCCAAGTCATTAGAGGCTCTGAAATATCTCAAATACCTGAATGTTTCTTTCAATAAGCTACAAGGAGAGATTCCAAACGGTGGACCCTTTGCAAACTTCACTGCTGAATCTTTCATCTCCAACCGAGCACTTTGTGGAGCACCTCGGTTTCAAGTCATGGCATGTGAGAAAGATACTAGAAGGAACACAAAATCACTTCTCTTGAAATGTATTGTCCCACTGAGTGTATCATTATCAACAATAATACTAGTGGTTCTCTTTGTTCTATGGAAGCGAAGACAGACTGAGTTAGAAGCTCTGGTTCAAGTTGATTTATCGCATCCCAGAATGCGTATGATGATTTCACAACAAGAACTCCTTTATGCAACCAGCTACTTCTGTGAAGACAATTTGATTGGGAAAGGAAGCTTAGGCATGGTATATAAAGGGGTATTATCCGATGGGTTGATTGTTGCTGTGAAGGTTTTCAATTTGGAATTGCAAGGAGCTTTCAAGAGTTTTGAGGTAGAATGTGAAGTAATGCGGAATACTCGCCATCGAAATCTTGCCAAGATTATTAGTAGTTGCTCCAACTTGGACTTCAAGGCCTTGGTGCTTGAGTATATGCCTAATGGGAGCTTAGAGAAGTGGTTGTACTCTCACAACTACTTCTTGGATTTTGTCCAAcgattaaaaattatgatagatGTGGCATCAGGGCTAGAGTATCTCCATCATGATTATTCAAATCCTGTGGTTCACTGTGACTTGAAGCCCAGCAATGTCTTGTTAGATGATGACATGGTTGCACACATTAGTGATTTTGGCATTGCGAAACTGTTGATGGGAAGTGAGTTTATGAAGCGAACCAAAACCTTAGGCACCATAGGCTATATGGCACCAG AGTATGGTTCAGAGGGAATAGCATCCACAAAAGGTGATATATATAGTTATGGGATCATGCTGATGGAAACTTTTGTGAGGAAGAAGCCTACAGATGAAATGTTTGTGGAGGAACTAACCTTGAAGAGTTGGGTGGAGTCATCAGCCAACAACATAATGGAGGTTATAGATGTCAATCTTCTAACAGAAGAAGATGAAAGTTTTGCCTTAAAACAAGCTTGTTTTTCTTCCATCATGACATTAGCCTTGGATTGTACCGCTGAGCCTCCTAAGAAGCGAATTAACATGAAAGATGTTGTGGTTAGACTCAAGAAGATCTTCAACAAATTGCTGATATAA